A region of Alteromonadaceae bacterium 2753L.S.0a.02 DNA encodes the following proteins:
- a CDS encoding purine-binding chemotaxis protein CheW: protein MNVHPLMADEQDSQTENLNVKQFLTFRIGKEFFGLELGQTREILEYTGVTEVPLMPDFLSGVINLRGEMVPVIDLAVRLGRAPIVIQRRTCIIVAEILSQNQHHVLGLLADGVSEVVEIPLQEIEKAPTFGSNIRAEFIQGIAKRDQEFVVLLDAANALSVHELANLVDAELQ from the coding sequence ATGAACGTTCACCCATTAATGGCCGACGAGCAAGATTCACAAACCGAAAATTTGAACGTCAAACAATTTCTTACCTTTCGAATTGGCAAAGAATTCTTTGGTTTGGAATTGGGCCAGACGCGCGAAATTTTAGAGTATACCGGCGTGACAGAAGTGCCCTTGATGCCTGATTTTCTCAGTGGCGTGATCAATTTACGCGGAGAAATGGTGCCGGTGATTGACTTGGCGGTGCGCCTGGGTCGCGCCCCAATCGTCATACAGAGACGCACCTGCATCATCGTTGCGGAAATACTCAGCCAGAACCAGCATCATGTTTTAGGTCTGCTGGCAGACGGCGTCAGCGAGGTGGTCGAAATCCCCCTTCAGGAAATTGAAAAGGCGCCCACCTTTGGTTCCAATATTCGCGCTGAATTTATTCAGGGAATCGCTAAGCGTGACCAGGAATTTGTGGTACTGCTGGATGCTGCCAACGCACTTTCTGTTCACGAATTGGCTAATTTGGTAGACGCAGAGCTGCAGTAA
- a CDS encoding chemotaxis protein CheD: MKNRGDAIIISPGEWHVGYSPQYISTLLGSCVAVTAWHSRLHCGGMCHYLLPHKSPHKELAPAKHPGLNPRYGVDALALLSAQLMQHAALHEYTFGYFGGATMFKGNHRIGEANCELAINWLRNNNLQIQDISIGGVRGRKIILDLETGKIIATEFNTVVVGETDGHQCLGSG, translated from the coding sequence ATGAAAAACCGTGGCGATGCCATTATTATCAGCCCGGGTGAGTGGCACGTTGGTTATTCACCGCAATACATCAGCACATTGTTAGGCTCGTGTGTCGCGGTCACTGCGTGGCATAGCCGATTGCACTGCGGTGGTATGTGCCATTATTTATTGCCACATAAAAGCCCCCACAAGGAACTGGCGCCCGCCAAGCACCCGGGCTTGAATCCGCGCTATGGTGTAGATGCTTTGGCGCTGCTTAGTGCGCAACTGATGCAGCACGCGGCACTGCATGAATATACCTTTGGTTATTTCGGTGGAGCGACTATGTTTAAGGGAAACCACCGAATTGGTGAAGCCAATTGTGAACTCGCCATAAATTGGCTGAGGAATAACAATTTACAAATACAGGACATCAGTATTGGTGGCGTGCGGGGCAGAAAAATCATACTCGATTTGGAAACGGGCAAAATAATTGCCACTGAATTCAACACAGTTGTAGTGGGAGAGACAGATGGCCATCAATGTCTTGGTAGTGGATGA
- a CDS encoding methyl-accepting chemotaxis protein yields the protein MAHMLTIKHFNTSIFALGFSQLLLIMAAVFMSGSNLLVTVATVALALIGPLLWFAWQWQRQFGCSLETLASGLSAIANAKPKSNPILNSAPQGTLAQQLCDIYQKQQAQRKSEDALIRKLCTQSEELSRIDRILNDAIKSQTTGFATTAQTVSQIASSIQQNHADASATASIAQQARLDIEACNEAVMATVMAMQTIAERVSVINDIAYQTNLLALNAAIEAGRAGEHGKGFAVVASEVRKLASRCQTAAQQIGEEATASVKQSDTAGQLLQKMVPSIRKTAELIQNISTASAAQAGDTQAINSAVAASHQAIQKTAMDAEALHAISLAINESLETTRKQSTSERTANTSKSPPRKDVQKPAFSTNKPPAKKPVLKSVPIKERKTEHSIDKKHTPQVNKQAPVRKSSTPLSRNVPQNKASPKTNTPPRAIAPIPSQGPLASPLIRTENIGEPITPAADELDKFFISFDEGN from the coding sequence GTGGCACACATGCTCACCATTAAACACTTTAACACGAGTATTTTCGCTCTCGGCTTTAGTCAATTATTGTTGATAATGGCCGCCGTATTTATGAGCGGCTCTAACCTCCTGGTAACGGTCGCCACTGTTGCCCTTGCGCTTATAGGTCCACTGCTGTGGTTTGCCTGGCAATGGCAACGCCAGTTTGGCTGCAGCTTAGAAACACTGGCATCCGGTTTAAGTGCCATCGCAAATGCCAAGCCCAAATCAAACCCCATTTTAAACAGCGCACCACAGGGAACCCTGGCGCAACAACTGTGCGACATATATCAGAAACAACAGGCGCAACGCAAAAGTGAAGATGCCTTAATCCGCAAACTTTGCACCCAAAGTGAAGAGCTGTCCCGCATAGACCGCATACTTAACGACGCTATAAAATCGCAAACCACCGGTTTTGCCACCACGGCGCAAACGGTGTCACAAATAGCGAGCTCGATTCAACAAAATCATGCTGATGCCAGCGCAACTGCATCAATTGCGCAGCAGGCGCGGCTCGATATTGAAGCCTGCAATGAAGCGGTAATGGCGACAGTCATGGCCATGCAAACCATTGCTGAACGGGTTAGCGTTATTAATGATATAGCCTACCAAACCAATTTATTAGCGCTCAATGCAGCGATTGAGGCAGGTCGCGCCGGCGAACACGGCAAGGGTTTTGCGGTGGTTGCCTCGGAGGTGCGCAAGTTGGCTTCCCGCTGCCAAACTGCCGCGCAACAAATTGGTGAAGAGGCTACAGCCAGTGTGAAGCAATCGGATACCGCCGGGCAGTTATTACAAAAAATGGTGCCATCGATTCGTAAAACGGCGGAACTCATTCAAAACATCAGCACCGCCTCTGCAGCGCAAGCCGGCGATACACAAGCCATTAACAGTGCCGTAGCGGCCAGCCACCAGGCCATACAGAAGACTGCAATGGATGCCGAAGCGCTGCATGCCATCAGTTTGGCGATAAACGAATCACTGGAAACCACGCGCAAGCAAAGCACATCAGAGCGTACCGCTAACACAAGCAAGTCACCGCCTCGCAAAGACGTTCAAAAACCCGCGTTCTCGACAAATAAGCCGCCCGCAAAAAAACCAGTTTTAAAATCTGTTCCCATCAAAGAGCGCAAAACTGAACACAGCATTGACAAAAAGCACACGCCACAAGTTAACAAACAAGCCCCGGTTCGCAAGTCATCAACGCCGTTAAGTCGCAACGTGCCGCAAAACAAAGCTTCGCCTAAAACTAATACTCCACCACGCGCCATCGCGCCCATTCCGAGCCAGGGGCCGTTAGCCTCGCCGTTAATACGTACCGAAAATATTGGGGAACCGATTACCCCGGCCGCTGATGAGCTGGATAAATTTTTTATTAGCTTTGATGAAGGTAATTAG
- a CDS encoding chemotaxis protein methyltransferase CheR yields MSSSQPVELSDRDFDRFKTLFYDKLGIHLPDAKRTLVCTRLWKRLRATGLNCFNDYYKLITKEENAAELGIALELITTNETYFFREPKHFEFLENTVIASLKRDATLRIWSAACSSGEELYSIAMTLKNKIDNRWELLGSDINQSMLDKAHQAIYVDERTDKMPEEYRHLYCRKGIQQFEGCIRIEPALRSRVKLQRIELHQPLPEIGEFDVIFLRNVMIYFNNEIRKRVVDSIMSHIKPNGYLFVGHSESLRGIHPALKQLAPAIYQVQAA; encoded by the coding sequence ATGTCGAGCAGCCAACCCGTCGAATTAAGTGATCGCGACTTCGATCGCTTTAAAACTTTATTTTACGACAAGTTGGGCATTCACCTGCCCGACGCTAAACGCACTCTGGTGTGCACGCGCTTGTGGAAAAGGCTGCGGGCGACCGGTTTAAACTGCTTTAACGATTATTACAAGCTAATCACCAAAGAAGAAAACGCCGCCGAATTGGGCATTGCTCTGGAGCTAATCACTACCAACGAAACCTATTTCTTTCGCGAACCCAAGCATTTTGAATTTTTAGAAAACACGGTTATTGCCAGCTTAAAGCGCGATGCTACGCTCCGAATCTGGAGTGCCGCCTGTTCCAGCGGCGAAGAGCTATACAGCATCGCAATGACTTTAAAAAATAAAATCGATAATCGCTGGGAATTGCTGGGCAGCGATATCAACCAAAGCATGCTCGATAAAGCACATCAGGCGATCTACGTCGATGAGCGCACCGACAAAATGCCGGAAGAATACCGCCACCTTTATTGTCGCAAGGGCATTCAGCAGTTTGAAGGTTGTATTCGTATCGAGCCGGCTCTACGCAGTCGTGTGAAATTACAACGCATCGAGCTGCATCAACCGCTGCCGGAAATTGGCGAATTTGATGTGATTTTTCTGCGCAACGTGATGATTTATTTTAACAACGAAATTCGCAAACGAGTGGTTGATTCAATAATGTCTCACATCAAACCCAACGGCTATCTTTTTGTTGGCCACTCCGAAAGCCTACGCGGCATTCACCCGGCGCTCAAGCAACTGGCACCCGCAATTTATCAGGTTCAGGCAGCATGA